Proteins co-encoded in one Bacteroidota bacterium genomic window:
- a CDS encoding mobile mystery protein A, translating to MEISKQRLLIEQADRKLAILRPLSSITIPQKGWIHTIRTALKMSLRQLGNRLNISPQSVKEMEEREANGSITMKGLREVGEVLGMKLVYGFIPKENSIDEMIEKRALEIAKEIVMRTSHTMQLEDQENSPERLEKAIKNRAEEIKAKMPKYLWD from the coding sequence ATGGAAATTTCAAAACAAAGACTTCTTATAGAACAAGCTGATAGAAAATTGGCTATACTTCGACCTTTAAGTTCAATCACAATACCACAAAAGGGGTGGATCCATACTATAAGAACGGCTTTAAAGATGTCATTAAGACAATTAGGTAATCGCCTAAATATTTCTCCTCAAAGTGTTAAAGAGATGGAAGAACGGGAAGCTAATGGTTCAATAACAATGAAAGGACTAAGAGAAGTTGGGGAAGTTCTAGGCATGAAGCTTGTTTATGGATTTATTCCCAAGGAAAATAGCATTGACGAAATGATTGAAAAAAGAGCTCTTGAAATTGCAAAAGAAATAGTAATGCGAACTTCACATACGATGCAGCTGGAAGATCAGGAGAATTCACCAGAACGTCTGGAAAAAGCAATTAAAAACAGAGCAGAAGAAATAAAAGCCAAAATGCCAAAATACCTAT